A stretch of the Cryomorphaceae bacterium 1068 genome encodes the following:
- a CDS encoding T9SS type A sorting domain-containing protein, which produces MHFTKMFTVCCAIVFGAFMTSNVMAQGGCLNTAAFASADITVEGPNGQLIGISTCSYEEEYSTITGVPAGEDIQFTLDADGDGGYITVRRDSAAGAIVAEGFSPLTVSAASGADLFPHWNTDDACGTLAQCVVTTVQCVSCDTQCPEGNIGDPCDDGDETTVGDTIGEDCVCAGLQATGDCLNSSAFGSADLSLAASEVVTISTCSFQTEYSEISGVVAGETYQLAIVEGGYITVRFDSLNGPVVAQGSSPLTFSASASNNLYAHWNTDGACQTATNCVTTTAQCTTCPATCPGGNIGDPCDDGDPLTEGSTIQPDCSCAGGTVPLANDDCDDVSSLLACGATVTGTTVGANQTEGLNNLCGGFTSTTPDDVWYAFQANGTDNYTVTVLPGEGSLIDAVLFIYSGDCESLTEVACSDTGLSAGSGEGITLEAPAAGVYYVRTYAYFDAGDITVSLDCESSCADPFPAVDEASLSTTFTGNSFLTEWDAVAGQIGCQIRVRLAGASSILGAQIIGGAGASSFNIPGGVLQPGTDYEWQVRCGCSQTPLVAGPFTTWQPFTTPGGAAISSLPNPTEGQSNVTFTVAEDSYTTLEVFDMSGRLVDGLFAGNAQAGNDYRFEFDGSNLPNGVYIYRLTTENEVVNDKFMIAK; this is translated from the coding sequence ATGCATTTTACTAAAATGTTTACAGTCTGTTGCGCCATCGTATTTGGCGCTTTCATGACGTCTAACGTAATGGCCCAAGGTGGCTGTTTGAACACTGCCGCTTTTGCAAGTGCCGACATTACCGTTGAAGGACCTAATGGTCAATTGATTGGTATTTCTACTTGTTCTTATGAAGAGGAGTACTCTACAATTACAGGAGTTCCTGCAGGTGAGGATATTCAGTTTACTCTTGATGCTGACGGAGACGGAGGTTACATCACAGTACGTCGTGATTCTGCGGCTGGTGCGATTGTAGCGGAAGGTTTTAGCCCTCTCACTGTATCTGCTGCAAGCGGTGCAGACCTCTTCCCACATTGGAATACAGACGATGCTTGCGGTACACTTGCTCAATGTGTAGTGACTACCGTTCAATGCGTTTCTTGCGACACACAGTGTCCTGAAGGAAACATCGGTGATCCATGTGACGATGGTGATGAAACGACTGTTGGTGATACGATAGGTGAAGACTGCGTTTGCGCAGGATTGCAAGCCACTGGAGATTGCCTTAACTCGTCTGCTTTTGGATCTGCAGACCTCTCTCTTGCAGCATCTGAAGTTGTAACAATCAGCACTTGTTCTTTTCAAACTGAGTATTCTGAAATCTCTGGAGTTGTCGCTGGAGAGACTTACCAGCTTGCCATTGTTGAAGGTGGATATATTACAGTAAGATTTGACTCTTTGAATGGCCCCGTTGTCGCTCAAGGTTCTTCACCTCTTACTTTCTCTGCTTCAGCTAGCAATAACTTGTATGCTCATTGGAATACTGACGGTGCTTGTCAAACAGCAACCAATTGTGTAACAACAACAGCTCAGTGCACTACTTGTCCAGCTACTTGTCCCGGAGGAAACATTGGTGACCCATGTGATGATGGTGATCCTTTGACTGAAGGATCAACTATACAACCTGACTGCTCTTGCGCAGGCGGTACGGTGCCATTAGCAAATGATGACTGTGATGATGTAAGTTCGCTTCTTGCTTGTGGCGCTACCGTTACAGGTACTACAGTAGGTGCTAATCAAACTGAAGGCTTGAATAATTTATGTGGTGGGTTTACATCAACCACTCCTGATGATGTGTGGTATGCATTCCAAGCTAACGGTACAGACAATTACACTGTAACCGTATTACCTGGTGAAGGTTCTCTTATTGACGCAGTTCTTTTTATCTACTCCGGAGATTGTGAAAGCCTAACGGAAGTAGCTTGTTCAGACACTGGTTTAAGTGCTGGTTCTGGAGAAGGTATAACTTTGGAAGCTCCTGCTGCAGGAGTCTACTACGTGCGCACATACGCCTATTTCGACGCTGGTGACATCACCGTATCTCTAGACTGTGAGTCTAGTTGTGCAGATCCATTCCCTGCTGTTGATGAAGCAAGCCTTAGCACTACCTTCACTGGTAATTCATTCTTAACGGAGTGGGATGCTGTTGCAGGTCAGATTGGATGTCAAATCAGAGTTAGATTAGCTGGTGCTTCGAGTATTCTTGGCGCTCAGATAATCGGTGGGGCTGGTGCAAGCTCGTTCAACATCCCTGGTGGAGTTCTTCAGCCTGGCACAGATTACGAATGGCAAGTGAGATGTGGATGTTCTCAAACTCCACTAGTAGCAGGTCCATTCACAACTTGGCAACCGTTTACTACTCCAGGTGGAGCAGCAATTTCTTCATTGCCTAACCCAACTGAGGGTCAGTCTAACGTAACTTTCACAGTTGCAGAAGATAGCTACACAACTCTTGAAGTATTCGATATGAGCGGACGTCTTGTTGACGGTTTGTTTGCAGGAAATGCTCAAGCAGGAAACGATTACCGTTTCGAGTTTGACGGATCTAACCTCCCTAACGGAGTGTACATTTACCGTCTGACTACTGAAAACGAAGTAGTAAATGACAAATTCATGATTGCAAAATAA
- the rpsA gene encoding 30S ribosomal protein S1: MANEDKKVSEETENTQAAAESKPAETQEKVTESTEETAKAEEPKAEVTEKTPEAAPVAEEEVEETTAEAPTEDTDADPDGNDIVTRQKEEEVGRDDEDGDELNLYEGREEFDPANFDWEKFEHGAEDYNETERASLDEMYDDTLNAVQQGEVVKGTVVDITKKEVVVNINYKSEGIVTANEFRYNEELAIGDTVDVYVESLEDKNGQLDISHKTARMHEAWRKVNAALEDDTIITGNIKCRTKGGLIADVFGLEAFLPGSQIDVKPIRDYDMYVGKKMEFKVVKINHEFKNVVVSHKALIEAELEEQKKQIIGGLEKGQVLEGTVKNITSYGVFIDLGGVDGLIHITDLSWGRINHPEEVVELDQKINVVILDFDDDKKRIALGLKQLTDHPWDTISDEVQVGSKVKGKVVVIADYGAFVEIAPGVEGLVHVSEMSWSQHLRSAQDFLNVGDEIDTVVLSIDREERKMSLGIKQLMPDPWASIVEKYPVGSKHKATVRNFTNFGIFVELEEGIDGLVHISDLSWSKKIKHPSEFCNIGDELEVVVLEVDQDNRRLSLGHKQLEENPWDVFESVFLEGSTHEGTVTSIENNTATIAMPYGVEAVAPAKHLLKADGSSIRVDERAEFVVLEFNKNQRRIMVSHTRTFEEDPKLNKAKEAAERKASSKAASKAIQNIQKGQEKTTLGDLDVLAGLKNEMEKDEKAATAKADKKSKEDKEEKS; encoded by the coding sequence ATGGCAAATGAAGACAAAAAGGTTTCTGAAGAAACCGAAAATACTCAAGCAGCTGCTGAATCTAAGCCTGCTGAAACCCAAGAAAAAGTAACGGAAAGCACTGAGGAAACTGCAAAAGCAGAAGAGCCAAAAGCTGAGGTTACTGAAAAGACTCCAGAAGCTGCTCCTGTGGCTGAAGAGGAAGTGGAGGAAACAACCGCTGAAGCACCTACTGAAGATACTGATGCAGACCCTGATGGTAACGACATCGTAACTCGTCAGAAGGAAGAAGAAGTTGGACGTGACGATGAAGATGGTGATGAACTCAACCTTTATGAGGGAAGAGAGGAATTCGATCCTGCTAACTTCGATTGGGAAAAATTTGAACACGGAGCTGAAGACTACAACGAGACTGAAAGAGCTAGCCTCGATGAAATGTACGATGACACTTTGAATGCTGTTCAGCAAGGAGAAGTGGTAAAAGGTACAGTTGTAGATATCACTAAAAAAGAAGTTGTAGTCAACATCAACTACAAATCTGAAGGAATCGTAACAGCCAACGAATTTCGTTACAACGAAGAGTTAGCGATCGGCGATACGGTAGATGTATACGTTGAAAGTCTTGAAGACAAAAACGGACAACTGGATATTTCGCACAAGACTGCCCGCATGCACGAAGCATGGCGTAAGGTGAATGCAGCTCTTGAGGATGACACAATCATCACAGGAAACATCAAGTGCCGCACGAAGGGTGGATTGATCGCAGATGTATTTGGATTGGAAGCATTCCTTCCGGGATCTCAAATCGACGTGAAGCCAATTCGCGACTACGACATGTACGTAGGAAAGAAGATGGAATTCAAAGTTGTGAAAATCAACCACGAGTTCAAAAACGTAGTTGTATCGCACAAAGCGTTGATCGAAGCAGAACTCGAAGAGCAGAAGAAGCAAATCATCGGAGGCCTCGAAAAAGGTCAGGTACTCGAAGGTACTGTGAAGAACATCACATCTTATGGTGTATTCATCGACCTTGGAGGAGTAGACGGTTTGATTCACATTACCGATTTGAGCTGGGGACGTATCAATCATCCTGAAGAGGTGGTTGAACTCGACCAGAAAATCAATGTGGTTATTCTGGACTTTGATGATGACAAAAAGAGAATTGCGCTGGGCTTAAAACAATTGACCGATCATCCATGGGATACCATCAGTGATGAAGTTCAAGTAGGTAGCAAAGTGAAAGGAAAAGTAGTTGTGATAGCAGACTACGGTGCTTTTGTAGAAATCGCTCCGGGTGTAGAAGGACTTGTTCACGTAAGTGAAATGTCTTGGTCACAGCACTTGAGAAGTGCTCAAGACTTCTTGAATGTAGGGGATGAAATCGATACAGTGGTTCTATCCATCGACAGAGAGGAAAGAAAAATGTCACTTGGAATCAAGCAATTAATGCCTGATCCATGGGCAAGCATCGTTGAGAAGTATCCTGTAGGAAGCAAGCACAAAGCTACCGTGAGAAACTTCACCAACTTTGGAATCTTTGTAGAGTTGGAAGAGGGTATCGACGGATTGGTGCACATCTCTGATTTGAGCTGGTCTAAGAAAATCAAACATCCTTCTGAGTTCTGCAATATCGGTGATGAGTTAGAGGTGGTAGTCTTGGAAGTAGATCAAGACAACCGTCGTTTGAGCTTAGGGCACAAACAACTTGAGGAGAATCCTTGGGATGTATTCGAATCTGTGTTCCTTGAAGGATCCACTCACGAAGGAACCGTTACTAGTATCGAAAACAATACTGCGACCATTGCCATGCCTTACGGGGTAGAAGCAGTAGCTCCTGCTAAGCACTTGCTGAAAGCGGACGGAAGTAGTATTAGAGTTGATGAACGTGCAGAGTTTGTAGTTCTTGAATTCAATAAGAACCAACGACGCATCATGGTTTCTCATACTCGAACTTTCGAAGAAGACCCTAAGTTGAATAAGGCAAAAGAAGCAGCTGAAAGAAAAGCATCTTCTAAAGCAGCTTCTAAGGCAATTCAGAATATCCAAAAAGGTCAAGAGAAGACAACTCTTGGAGATTTAGATGTTCTGGCCGGTCTTAAAAACGAAATGGAGAAAGACGAAAAAGCGGCTACTGCAAAAGCCGATAAAAAATCGAAAGAAGATAAAGAGGAAAAATCCTAA